One genomic segment of Oncorhynchus masou masou isolate Uvic2021 chromosome 16, UVic_Omas_1.1, whole genome shotgun sequence includes these proteins:
- the ptger3 gene encoding prostaglandin E2 receptor EP3 subtype produces the protein MVALVDDIEGIDAPVEAVVSLVNDVEVLDAPVQVVVSLVNDIEGLAAPVEAVVSLVNDVEVLDAPVQVVVSLVNDVEGLDATVEAVGSLRVSLDWWSEEGLDAQVEAVVSLVNDVEVLDAPVEVVVSLVNDVEVLDAPVQVVVSLVNDVEGLDAPVEAVVSLVNDVEGLAAPLEAVVSLVDDVKDSLDTRCNTSPGEMLESNKSLRESNVTKSGSCGSVSVVFPITMMVTGMVGNSLALMLVYSSYRKKENNRKKSFLLCIGSLALTDLFGQLLTSPIVISVYRADLKWDRIDSSGSLCAFFGVCMTTFGLCSLFFASAMAIERALAITSPHWYSNHMKTSVTKQILAVILCLVLFFSLLPVAGVGHYTLQWPGTWCFISTGDREVPGNMFFSITFAVLGIFSLLVTFSCNVVTIRGLVIRCKTKSGTSHSSKQWERLTTETVIQLLGIMCVLLICWVPLLVLMLRMISTQTSSHHCKPAEVSFTPSQDIQVDCNFFLTAIRLASLNQILDPWVYLLLREIILRKFCQVANAVSNCSIDGQKETQTALDVLNKQPSDTNGL, from the exons ATGGTCGCACTAGTAGATGACATAGAGGGTATTGATGCACCGGTGGAGGCGGTGGTCTCACTTGTAAATGACGTAGAGGTTCTCGATGCACCGGTGCAGGTGGTGGTCTCACTTGTAAATGACATAGAGGGACTCGCTGCACCGGTGGAGGCGGTGGTCTCACTTGTAAATGACGTAGAGGTTCTCGATGCACCGGTGCAGGTGGTGGTCTCACTTGTAAATGACGTAGAGGGTCTCGATGCAACGGTGGAGGCGGTGGGCTCACTT AGGGTCTCGCTGGACTGGTGGTCGGAAGAGGGTCTCGATGCACAGGTGGAGGCGGTGGTCTCACTTGTGAATGACGTAGAGGTTCTCGATGCACCGGTGGAGGTGGTGGTCTCACTTGTAAATGACGTAGAGGTTCTCGATGCACCGGTGCAGGTGGTGGTCTCACTTGTGAATGACGTAGAGGGTCTTGATGCACCGGTGGAGGCGGTGGTCTCACTTGTGAATGACGTAGAGGGTCTCGCTGCACCGTTGGAGGCGGTGGTCTCACTTGTGGATGACGTAAAGG ACTCTTTGGATACCAGGTGCAACACGTCTCCTGGAGAGATGTTGGAATCCAACAAGTCTTTGCGTGAGAGCAATGTCACCAAAAGTGGCAGCTGTGGATCCGTGTCAGTTGTTTTCCCCATTACTATGATGGTAACGGGAATGGTGGGCAATTCTCTCGCTCTTATGCTGGTTTATAGCTCGTacagaaaaaaagaaaataacaGGAAAAAGTCTTTCCTACTCTGCATCGGGTCGCTGGCATTGACAGATCTGTTTGGACAGCTTCTCACCAGCCCGATAGTTATATCGGTTTACAGAGCCGATTTGAAATGGGACCGCATAGACTCATCGGGGAGTCTGTGTGCTTTCTTTGGAGTGTGTATGACAACTTTTGGCTTGTGTTCTCTATTCTTTGCCAGCGCAATGGCAATTGAGAGGGCATTGGCGATTACAAGTCCTCATTGGTACTCCAATCACATGAAGACAAGTGTGACAAAGCAAATTCTGGCAGTTATATTGTGTCTTGTTCTTTTTTTCTCGCTGTTGCCGGTCGCAGGAGTTGGGCACTATACGCTGCAATGGCCAGGCACTTGGTGCTTCATAAgcactggagacagagaggtcccGGGCAACATGTTTTTCTCCATCACTTTCGCTGTTCTTGGGATATTCTCACTTCTTGTGACTTTCTCCTGCAACGTCGTCACAATTCGTGGATTAGTTATTCGTTGCAAAACGAAATCGGGCACATCTCACTCATCCAAGCAGTGGGAACGATTAACCACGGAGACAGTCATTCAACTATTGGGAATCATGTGTGTACTGCTTATATGCTGGGTTCCTTTACTG GTGCTGATGTTAAGAATGATCTCGACACAGACGTCGTCACATCACTGCAAACCGGCAGAAGTGTCTTTCACTCCTAGTCAAGACATCCAGGTGGACTGTAACTTCTTTCTCACCGCCATTCGTCTGGCCTCTCTGAACCAGATCCTGGACCCTTGGGTTTACCTGCTTCTAAGGGAGATTATACTGCGCAAGTTCTGCCAGGTGGCCAATGCTGTGTCTAACTGCTCCATAGACGGACAAAAGGAGACTCAGACGGCCCTGGATGTTCTCAACAAGCAACCTTCTGACACTAACGGTCTGTAG